A window of the Acidovorax sp. YS12 genome harbors these coding sequences:
- a CDS encoding IS3 family transposase (programmed frameshift) — protein sequence MKKTNKFSLEVRERAVRMVQEQRGEYPSLWAAIESIAPKIGCVPQTLNEWLKRAEVDAGVREGVTSGEAQRMKELERENKELRRANEILKLASAFFGPGGARPPPEVVRAFIDQHRKTFGVEPLCKVLQVAPSAYRRHAALLREPSRRCARVKRDEMLMPQIQRVWQANMQVYGADKVWRQLAREGVVVARCTVERLMRKLGLRGVMRGKVVCTTIGDAKAPCSLDRVNRQFRAERPNQLWVSDFTYVSTWQGWLYVAFVIDVFARRIVGWRVSSSMRTDFVLDALEQALYARQPERDGSLICHSDRGSQYVSIRYTERLAEAGIEPLVGSKGDSYDNALAETINGLYKAELIHRRAPWKTREAVEFATLEWVSWFNHQRLLEPIGYIPPAEAEANYYRQLASQTTAVAG from the exons ATGAAGAAGACAAACAAGTTCTCACTCGAGGTCCGTGAGCGGGCTGTGAGGATGGTGCAGGAGCAACGCGGGGAGTACCCCTCGCTGTGGGCAGCCATTGAGTCCATCGCGCCCAAGATTGGCTGTGTGCCACAGACCTTAAACGAATGGCTCAAGCGTGCCGAGGTTGATGCAGGCGTGCGCGAAGGCGTGACGAGCGGCGAGGCGCAGCGGATGAAGGAACTGGAGCGCGAGAACAAGGAGCTGCGTCGGGCCAACGAGATACTGAAGCTGGCCAGCGCGTTTTTCG GCCCAGGCGGAGCTCGACCGCCGCCTGAAGTCGTGAGAGCCTTCATCGACCAGCACCGTAAGACCTTTGGGGTCGAGCCGCTCTGCAAGGTGTTGCAGGTTGCCCCGTCGGCCTATCGGCGCCATGCCGCGCTGCTGCGTGAGCCCAGCAGGCGCTGCGCCCGAGTCAAACGCGATGAGATGCTGATGCCGCAGATTCAGCGCGTCTGGCAGGCCAACATGCAGGTCTACGGTGCCGACAAGGTTTGGCGACAACTGGCGCGCGAAGGCGTCGTCGTTGCCCGCTGCACGGTCGAGCGATTGATGCGCAAGCTGGGGCTGCGTGGTGTGATGCGCGGCAAGGTCGTGTGCACCACCATCGGTGATGCCAAGGCGCCATGCTCGCTGGACCGGGTCAACCGGCAGTTCCGTGCCGAGAGGCCCAATCAGTTGTGGGTCAGCGACTTCACCTATGTCTCGACCTGGCAAGGCTGGCTGTACGTGGCCTTCGTCATCGATGTATTTGCCAGGCGCATCGTGGGCTGGCGGGTCAGCAGTTCAATGCGCACGGACTTCGTTCTCGATGCGCTGGAGCAGGCCCTGTATGCCCGGCAGCCCGAGCGTGATGGCAGCCTGATTTGTCACTCCGATAGGGGCTCGCAATACGTCAGCATCCGCTACACCGAGCGGCTGGCCGAAGCGGGCATCGAGCCTTTGGTGGGCAGTAAGGGCGACAGCTATGACAACGCCTTGGCCGAGACCATCAACGGGCTCTACAAGGCCGAGCTGATTCACCGTCGGGCGCCCTGGAAAACCAGGGAGGCTGTCGAGTTCGCCACGTTGGAGTGGGTGTCCTGGTTCAACCACCAACGCCTGCTCGAACCCATCGGCTACATCCCGCCGGCCGAGGCCGAGGCAAACTACTACCGGCAACTCGCCAGTCAGACCACCGCAGTGGCGGGCTGA
- a CDS encoding helix-turn-helix transcriptional regulator codes for MSEADQRWGARLKQARLNAGLSQKMLGIEAGIDAFVASTRINRYELGIHRPDLLTVRKLAKVLDVPVAFFFADEDDDIAELLLRYGQAKASVRKEVRRLLGE; via the coding sequence ATGTCAGAGGCAGATCAACGGTGGGGAGCCAGGCTCAAGCAAGCCAGGCTCAATGCTGGGCTGTCTCAAAAAATGCTGGGGATCGAGGCTGGAATTGATGCCTTCGTGGCGAGCACGCGAATCAACCGTTACGAACTGGGCATCCACCGCCCCGACTTGCTCACCGTGCGCAAATTGGCCAAGGTGCTGGATGTGCCTGTGGCGTTCTTCTTTGCGGATGAGGACGACGACATTGCCGAATTGCTGCTGCGCTACGGTCAGGCGAAGGCCAGTGTGCGCAAGGAAGTGCGGAGGCTATTGGGAGAGTGA
- a CDS encoding flagellin, with translation MALTISTNVPSLNAQRNLSANQAGLATTMQRLSSGLRVNSAKDDAAGLAISERMLAQIKGMDVAKRNANDGISLAQVAEGALKGAGDILQRVRELAVQSANATNSASDRKALQAEVDQLLAELDRVAQTTEFNGKKLLDGSFGSANFQVGPNANQTITAAMGNMRTETYGNEQKLSNGNIRALYVFPDPSLESYLTGSFDIEGVHKKTVSLDASDTAATVAEKINRQTEDTGVKASAYNKALLSFIGVGADGSKKSYAFSVTGENSTPVNIHFEALATMSGDWTPDDVAEAIKAFNDATAKTGIIASFDSENISSWPNIKLTASSGVDIILESLNGNTIAAITGYDTSTQSFPITGIGGTPYLISKGYIELNSDKSYAITNATGGYPPNPYDPTTYPAIPLFVAGNSTLQPVDSIDISTAQGATRTLKIVDSALAHVNGQRANLGALQSRFESVIDNLDVAGENTAASRARIVDADYAKETAQLARQQILQQAGTAMVAQANSMPQQVLSLLRGL, from the coding sequence ATGGCGCTGACCATTTCCACCAACGTCCCCTCGCTGAATGCGCAGCGCAACTTGAGTGCGAACCAGGCGGGCTTGGCCACGACCATGCAGCGCCTGTCTTCTGGCCTGCGCGTCAACAGCGCCAAGGACGACGCTGCTGGCTTGGCAATTTCCGAAAGAATGCTCGCGCAGATCAAGGGCATGGATGTAGCCAAGCGCAATGCCAACGACGGCATCTCGCTGGCCCAGGTCGCGGAAGGCGCGCTTAAGGGGGCGGGCGACATCCTGCAGCGCGTGCGCGAACTGGCGGTGCAGTCCGCCAACGCCACCAACAGCGCCAGCGACCGCAAGGCGCTACAGGCCGAGGTGGATCAGTTGCTTGCCGAACTCGACCGCGTGGCGCAAACGACCGAGTTCAATGGAAAGAAGTTGCTGGATGGCTCGTTCGGCTCCGCCAATTTCCAGGTGGGGCCGAATGCGAACCAGACGATTACGGCGGCCATGGGGAATATGCGAACGGAGACGTATGGAAATGAGCAAAAACTCTCCAATGGCAACATCCGAGCCTTATATGTCTTCCCTGACCCTTCCCTGGAATCATACTTGACCGGATCATTCGACATCGAAGGAGTTCATAAAAAAACCGTCTCACTCGATGCGAGTGATACGGCTGCCACCGTTGCAGAAAAGATTAATAGGCAAACCGAAGACACGGGTGTGAAGGCATCCGCCTATAACAAGGCATTACTCTCATTTATTGGCGTAGGCGCTGACGGAAGCAAGAAGAGCTACGCCTTCTCCGTGACAGGAGAAAATAGCACGCCCGTTAATATACATTTTGAAGCACTTGCCACCATGAGTGGAGATTGGACGCCAGATGATGTGGCCGAAGCTATCAAAGCGTTCAATGATGCTACGGCAAAAACTGGCATTATAGCCAGTTTTGATTCTGAAAATATATCATCATGGCCCAACATTAAACTAACCGCCAGCTCTGGGGTTGATATCATTCTTGAAAGTTTGAATGGAAATACGATAGCAGCGATTACTGGATACGACACCAGCACACAAAGTTTCCCTATCACTGGAATAGGTGGAACGCCTTATCTCATCTCCAAAGGTTACATCGAACTGAATTCGGACAAGAGCTACGCGATCACCAACGCAACAGGGGGTTATCCGCCGAACCCCTACGACCCCACCACATATCCAGCGATCCCGCTGTTCGTGGCGGGCAATTCCACCCTCCAACCCGTCGACAGCATCGACATCTCCACTGCCCAAGGCGCCACACGCACCCTTAAGATCGTTGACTCGGCCCTGGCCCACGTCAACGGCCAGCGCGCGAACCTGGGTGCGCTGCAATCCCGCTTCGAGTCCGTGATTGACAATTTGGACGTTGCCGGGGAGAACACCGCAGCTTCCCGCGCTCGCATTGTCGATGCCGATTATGCGAAGGAAACTGCGCAACTGGCACGCCAGCAAATCTTGCAGCAGGCGGGCACCGCGATGGTGGCGCAAGCCAATTCAATGCCACAGCAAGTACTGTCGCTTCTCAGAGGACTTTGA
- a CDS encoding type I restriction endonuclease subunit M produces MTSSPGQAAALARHAQQRRPLFPLGQVLITPGALDMLEALALAPLPFVLRHVSGDWGELCDEDKASNAAALTYGSRVLSAYDIAPNHRLWIITEADRRSTTLLLPEEY; encoded by the coding sequence ATGACCTCTTCGCCTGGTCAGGCCGCCGCATTGGCGCGCCATGCGCAACAACGCCGTCCGCTGTTCCCCCTCGGCCAAGTGCTGATCACGCCCGGCGCGCTCGACATGCTCGAAGCGCTCGCACTGGCACCGCTGCCGTTCGTGCTGCGCCATGTGTCGGGCGACTGGGGCGAACTGTGCGACGAGGACAAGGCATCGAACGCCGCCGCGCTCACATATGGCAGCCGCGTGCTGTCGGCCTATGACATCGCGCCGAACCATCGGCTGTGGATCATCACCGAGGCCGACAGGCGCTCGACCACCTTGCTGCTGCCGGAGGAATACTGA
- a CDS encoding thymidine phosphorylase family protein has product MALRRVAIDTWRENVAYLHRDCAVYRAEGFQALSKIEVRANGRRILATVNVVDDLGIVACHELGLSEDAFAQLGVEAGYKVAVAQAEPPESMGALFRKIAGERLRREDLRAIVRDIAEHRYSKIELTAFVVACNRDELDREEVFFLSDAMVATGQRLDWHEGLVVDKHCIGGIPGNRTSMLVVPIVAAHGMLCPKTSSRAITSPAGTADTMEVLANVELPLQDLQRIVRDHRGCLAWGGTAQLSPADDVLISVERPLSIDSPGQMVASILSKKIAAGSTHLVLDIPIGPTAKVRSMPEAQRLRRLFEYVAQRLGLSLDVVITDGRQPIGNGIGPVLEARDVMRVLENDPRAPDDLRQKALRLAGRLIECDPDVRGGDGYAIARDILDSGRALARMQSIIAAQGAKAFDHNHPRLGALHFETCAPAGGVVAGIDNQQIARIARLAGAPKVQGAGVDLLCKLGDTVAGGQPLYRVHADFPADLEFARQACAQGSGYRLGTADEVPRVFVEF; this is encoded by the coding sequence CTGGCCTTGCGCCGCGTGGCCATCGACACCTGGCGCGAGAACGTCGCCTACCTGCACCGCGACTGCGCCGTGTACCGCGCCGAGGGGTTCCAGGCACTCTCCAAGATCGAGGTGCGTGCCAATGGCCGGCGCATCCTGGCCACGGTGAATGTGGTGGACGACCTCGGCATCGTCGCCTGCCATGAGCTGGGGCTGTCGGAAGACGCCTTTGCCCAACTGGGCGTGGAGGCCGGCTACAAGGTGGCGGTGGCGCAGGCCGAGCCGCCCGAATCCATGGGCGCGCTGTTCCGCAAGATCGCGGGCGAGCGCCTGCGGCGCGAAGACCTGCGCGCCATCGTGCGCGACATTGCCGAGCACCGCTATTCCAAGATCGAGCTCACCGCCTTCGTCGTCGCCTGCAACCGCGACGAGCTGGACCGCGAAGAAGTGTTCTTCCTCTCCGACGCCATGGTGGCCACGGGCCAGCGGCTCGACTGGCACGAGGGCCTGGTGGTGGACAAGCACTGCATCGGCGGCATCCCGGGCAACCGCACTTCGATGCTGGTGGTGCCCATCGTGGCGGCGCACGGCATGCTGTGCCCCAAGACCTCGTCGCGCGCCATCACCTCGCCCGCCGGCACGGCCGACACCATGGAGGTGCTGGCCAATGTCGAGCTGCCGCTGCAAGACCTGCAGCGCATCGTGCGCGACCACCGCGGCTGCCTGGCCTGGGGCGGCACGGCGCAGCTCTCGCCCGCCGACGACGTGCTGATTTCCGTCGAGCGCCCGCTGTCCATCGACTCGCCGGGGCAGATGGTGGCGTCCATCCTGTCCAAGAAAATCGCCGCCGGCTCCACCCACCTGGTGCTCGACATCCCCATCGGCCCCACGGCCAAGGTGCGCTCCATGCCTGAGGCGCAGCGCCTGCGCCGCCTGTTCGAGTACGTGGCGCAGCGCCTGGGCCTGTCGCTCGACGTGGTCATCACCGACGGGCGCCAGCCCATCGGCAACGGCATTGGCCCGGTGCTGGAGGCGCGCGACGTGATGCGCGTGCTGGAGAACGACCCGCGCGCGCCCGACGACCTGCGCCAGAAGGCCCTGCGCCTGGCGGGCCGCCTCATCGAATGCGATCCCGACGTGCGCGGCGGCGATGGCTACGCCATTGCGCGCGACATTCTCGACTCCGGCCGCGCCCTGGCGCGCATGCAATCCATCATTGCAGCCCAGGGCGCCAAGGCGTTTGACCACAACCACCCGCGCCTGGGCGCGCTGCATTTCGAGACCTGCGCCCCGGCGGGCGGTGTGGTGGCCGGCATCGACAACCAGCAGATCGCCCGCATCGCCCGTCTGGCGGGCGCACCCAAGGTGCAGGGCGCGGGCGTGGACCTGCTGTGCAAGCTGGGCGACACCGTGGCCGGCGGCCAGCCGCTGTACCGCGTGCATGCCGACTTCCCGGCCGACCTGGAATTCGCCCGCCAGGCCTGCGCGCAGGGCAGCGGCTATCGCCTGGGCACTGCCGACGAGGTGCCGCGTGTTTTCGTGGAGTTCTGA